A DNA window from Pungitius pungitius chromosome 1, fPunPun2.1, whole genome shotgun sequence contains the following coding sequences:
- the nhsl2 gene encoding NHS-like protein 2 isoform X2 has product MFWDRKNNAGNSQRRPKGRHRPKSATATSGLEAEGGRRGGSSIHGDGNHSISSSGAGGGGGGGNSGGGAAHFRSPWQQSVNVFGSWSRPECVEELHQEAQLNLQSLLQDFEEQLCDTKLTGQTFRHPSPQSSEDTSTSLSRSPVSFNNKRSDFIFLPASKQLYDDETASSVFGLRSAADPSPSPSPSPCGSDRPPPGWNSTNHHSSSSGGGTPPAGGPPVADKPRWQLGRRSHFLPLDVTGEGRGGKFHGVDLLQHSPSPSPSPGDPFPQQPRSLEAATDTFHQSLPLRKTRSDLDTTPPAGRTPDRLHPGAMDTSGLLCSNTAPSSWNGPKGSTFSPGAWNEPYSYGANKGPAVPPKQHSVLGGAGGGGSRDGVMLVSSGQSVGSHSSSFASATNPSGRGGNSAMATMGKRSETEGAAEADGGRGGVVAEAVRGRERSARSIAAANAFKFRERSLSTPTDSGSFSFTEGGLGPPDGNVLLTGNGNAVAVADRQQQHHNFLGSGENYALLYPRGSSEDSTSTGDTISVTASDYSADGRLRLRSRSISLKKSKRKPPPPVRSVSLMKNLGEAEGQIRRGSLYRDGRPKSLHIPRDHFTDFQADFLLPNSSCSSKPRVVEQEVGRGGTDRPPSLEVQAPEREGETELTFPTHWQLGEWKNDPYRSLSGSSTATGTTVIECMKVRGSSESLLDSPSTSRATSPSQLSMDTDIKAPSPFKPLGLMSPSSGYSSQSETPTPTVPLSYTAGHGTIGTLGCKLRPKIPERKSSLPSPKDPSGRCRLSFEMPGNAHLELSSIKPKQKASRRHSDTSTAAKPGKVSPGTSQALPVVTQNELKTIRLRSVSRGDLEDCPDGASDTIEEEQHGRELGEDPSPPPTLPKPKPPVAVKPPLPKRPINLLLKSPSPSSTSPLALDSPPGSPVDRPVPLGNIYKVMRKPKPKKPPPQTSPSVRPDPTGIPQATYDHPFLPYSHSLFDLPPLPDPQPLLEDPTMEPEFGMDPEICLGPGDGGSLPSPCSDQEALDFLDKSKTLPSRMTISCLAELSDKKKPKVPPPVPKKPNVLLLPSSVHSSTNGGSERPTSQADSPVGLRSPSVPDVLEQDENHLGMDEDSSKESSLHSSLHDSSLTELEGKMAGAEIEDPAVNEKTVLHIAEETDDPVTAGSPSTHTTEDLFTIIHRSKRKVLGRKEPTDSFGSRQSLVSPVKHSTSGGDLRNMTLGSQRSSSRNENFMALLQKKGSKSTGGGARVSAMELLKSTNPLARRVTEFSTPPSASGEEGDEAPGNGKPNDQ; this is encoded by the exons ccaccagcggTCTAGAGGCGGAGGGCGGTAGGCGCGGCGGCAGCAGCATCCACGGCGACGGCAAccacagcatcagcagcagcggcgccggaggaggaggaggaggaggaaacagcggCGGTGGTGCGGCCCACTTcaggtctccatggcaacagagcGTGAACGTGTTCGGCTCCTGGAGCAGGCCGGAGTGTGTCGAGGAGCTGCACCAGGAGGCGCAGCTCAACCTCCAGAGCCTGCTGCAAG actTTGAGGAGCAGTTGTGCGACACCAAGCTAACCGGTCAGACCTTCCGGCATCCGTCCCCGCAGAGCTCCGAGGACACGTCCACCTCGCTCAGCCGCTCGCCCGTCTCCTTCAACAACAAGAGGTCGGACTTCATCTTcctg ccgGCCTCCAAGCAGCTCTACGACGATGAGACCGCCTCCTCGGTGTTCGGCCTGAGGTCCGCCGccgacccctccccctccccgagcCCGTCGCCCTGCGGCTCCGATCGCCCCCCGCCGGGCTGGAACAGCACCAaccaccacagcagcagcagcggcggcggcaccCCCCCCGCCGGCGGGCCGCCGGTCGCCGACAAGCCGCGCTGGCAGCTCGGGAGGCGGAGCCACTTCCTGCCGCTGGACGTCACAG gtgaagggaggggagggaaattCCACGGCGTCGACCTCCTCCAgcactccccctccccctccccctctccggGGGACCCCTTCCCCCAACAGCCCCGCTCCCTGGAGGCCGCCACGGACACTTTCCACCAGAGCCTCCCCCTGAGGAAGACCCGCTCCGACCTCGACACGACCCCACCTGCAG ggCGCACTCCAGACCGCCTTCACCCGGGAGCTATGGACACCTCCGGGCTGCTGTGCTCCAACACGGCCCCCTCTTCCTGGAACGGACCCAAGGGCTCAACGTTCTCACCGGGGGCGTGGAACGAGCCCTACAGCTACGGCGCAAACAAAGGCCCGGCGGTCCCACCGAAACAGCACAGCGTGCTCGGAGgcgccggagggggggggtcgcgggACGGGGTGATGCTGGTGAGCTCGGGACAGTCGGTGGGCTCGCATTCCAGTTCCTTCGCGTCCGCGACGAACCCTTCCGGGAGGGGAGGGAACAGCGCGATGGCGACGATGGGGAAGCGGAGCGAGACGGAAGGGGCGGCGGAGGCGGACGGCGGGAGAGGAGGCGTGGTCGCGGAGGCGgtgagagggcgggagaggtcGGCGCGTTCCATAGCGGCGGCCAACGCCTTCAAGTTCCGGGAGCGTTCGCTTTCCACGCCCACGGACTCAGGTTCCTTCAGCTTCACGGAGGGCGGTTTGGGCCCGCCAGACGGGAACGTCCTGCTCACGGGCAACGGGAACGCCGTGGCGGTGGCAGACCGCCAACAGCAGCATCATAACTTCTTGGGTTCTGGCGAGAACTACGCCCTTCTTTACCCGAGAGGGAGCTCCGAAGACAGCACCAGCACCGGCGACACCATCTCTGTCACGGCCTCGGACTACAGCGCCGACGGCCGCTTGCGCCTACGCTCCCGCTCCATCTCGCTGAAGAAGTCCAAGCGCAAGCCGCCCCCCCCTGTGAGGAGCGTGTCTCTCATGAAGAACCTCGGAGAAGCCGAGGGGCAGATCCGACGCGGCAGCCTTTATCGGGATGGCCGGCCGAAGAGCCTGCACATCCCCAGGGACCACTTCACTGACTTCCAGGCCGATTTCCTCCTGCCGAACTCGTCCTGCTCCTCTAAACCCAGAGTTGTAGAGCAGGAGGTGGGCCGTGGAGGCACCGATCGACCTCCAAGCCTGGAGGTCCAGGCacccgagagggagggagagacagagctgACCTTCCCCACTCACTGGCAGCTGGGCGAGTGGAAGAATGACCCTTACAG GTCTTTATCAGGCTCCAGCACAGCAACAGGTACAACAGTGATTGAATGTATGAAAGTCAGAGGCAGCTCGGAGTCCCTGCTCgactccccctccacctccagagCCACTTCTCCCTCACAGCTCTCCATGGACACTGACATCAAGGCGCCCTCGCCCTTCAAGCCCCTGGGACTTATGTCCCCCTCAAGTGGCTATTCCAGCCAGTCAGAGACTCCCACCCCGACTGTTCCCCTCAGTTACACGGCAGGTCACGGGACAATAGGGACACTGGGTTGTAAGTTGCGTCCAAAGATCCCAGAAAGAAAATCCTCCCTGCCGTCGCCCAAGGACCCGTCTGGGAGGTGTAGGTTATCCTTTGAGATGCCTGGGAATGCACATCTGGAGCTGTCGTCGATCAAGCCAAAGCAAAAGGCCAGCCGGCGACATTCTGACACCTCGACGGCCGCAAAGCCGGGGAAAGTCAGCCCCGGTACCTCGCAGGCGTTGCCTGTGGTTACCCAGAACGAACTGAAGACTATCCGGCTTCGCTCCGTCTCACGCGGGGACTTGGAGGACTGCCCCGACGGGGCGTCTGACACCATCGAAGAGGAACAGCACGGCCGAGAGTTAGGCGAGGACCCCAGCCCGCCACCCACCCTACCCAAACCCAAACCACCTGTCGCCGTCAAGCCCCCGTTGCCCAAGCGGCCCATAAACCTCCTCCTAAAGTCTCCTTCCCCGTCATCCACTTCCCCCCTAGCCCTCGATTCACCTCCTGGCTCACCCGTGGACCGGCCTGTGCCCCTAGGCAACATCTACAAGGTAATGAGGAAACCGAAACCCAAGAAACCGCCTCCACAAACGAGTCCCTCGGTCCGTCCAGATCCTACCGGAATTCCACAAGCCACATATGATCATCCATTCCTCCCCTACTCCCATTCCCTCTTCGatctccctcccctcccggaCCCTCAGCCTCTCCTCGAAGACCCGACGATGGAGCCCGAGTTCGGCATGGACCCGGAGATTTGTCTTGGTCCTGGGGACGGAGGGTCGCTCCCTTCTCCCTGCAGCGACCAGGAGGCTCTGGATTTCCTGGACAAAAGCAAGACCCTCCCCTCGAGGATGACCATCTCCTGTCTGGCAGAGCTGTCGGACAAAAAGAAACCCAAG GTTCCGCCTCCAGTCCCCAAGAAGCCCAACGTCCTGCTTCTTCCCTCATCGGTCCACTCCTCCACCAATGGCGGCTCAGAGCGTCCGACCTCACAGGCCGACAGCCCCGTGGGTCTCCGCTCCCCCAGCGTTCCTGACGTGCTGGAGCAAGACGAGAACCACCTGGGAATGGACGAGGACAGTTCCAAGGAGTCGTCTCTTCATTCGTCCCTGCACGATTCGTCCCTCACAGAGCTGGAAGGGAAAATGGCCGGCGCTGAGATTG AGGACCCTGCGGTCAACGAGAAGACGGTCCTCCACATCGCCGAGGAGACGGACGACCCCGTGACGGCCGGCTCGCCCTCGACGCACACCACCGAAGACCTGTTCACCATCATTCACAG GTCCAAGCGAAAGGTTCTGGGTCGCAAGGAGCCGACGGACTCCTTCGGCAGCCGCCAGAGCCTGGTGTCCCCGGTGAAACACAGCACCAGCGGCGGCGACCTCCGAAACATGACCTTGGGCAGCCAGAGGTCGAGCTCCCGCAACGAGAACTTCATGGCCCTGCTGCAGAAGAAAGGCAGCAAGTCCACCGGCGGCGGCGCCCGGGTCTCCGCCATGGAGCTCCTCAAAAGCACAAACCCTCTGGCGCGCCGAGTCACTGAGTTTTCGACCCCCCCGTCGGCGAGCGGCGAGGAGGGGGACGAGGCGCCCGGGAACGGCAAACCCAACGACCAATGA
- the nhsl2 gene encoding NHS-like protein 2 isoform X1 has product MPFCKRTILPKDVCKRAAPPETFEDLADVCGFGLCSVLRQLSDLSRVSVSILEELEGELLSACRRSGALEGRVLRLQRRVAALVSKPPPRTTSGLEAEGGRRGGSSIHGDGNHSISSSGAGGGGGGGNSGGGAAHFRSPWQQSVNVFGSWSRPECVEELHQEAQLNLQSLLQDFEEQLCDTKLTGQTFRHPSPQSSEDTSTSLSRSPVSFNNKRSDFIFLPASKQLYDDETASSVFGLRSAADPSPSPSPSPCGSDRPPPGWNSTNHHSSSSGGGTPPAGGPPVADKPRWQLGRRSHFLPLDVTGEGRGGKFHGVDLLQHSPSPSPSPGDPFPQQPRSLEAATDTFHQSLPLRKTRSDLDTTPPAGRTPDRLHPGAMDTSGLLCSNTAPSSWNGPKGSTFSPGAWNEPYSYGANKGPAVPPKQHSVLGGAGGGGSRDGVMLVSSGQSVGSHSSSFASATNPSGRGGNSAMATMGKRSETEGAAEADGGRGGVVAEAVRGRERSARSIAAANAFKFRERSLSTPTDSGSFSFTEGGLGPPDGNVLLTGNGNAVAVADRQQQHHNFLGSGENYALLYPRGSSEDSTSTGDTISVTASDYSADGRLRLRSRSISLKKSKRKPPPPVRSVSLMKNLGEAEGQIRRGSLYRDGRPKSLHIPRDHFTDFQADFLLPNSSCSSKPRVVEQEVGRGGTDRPPSLEVQAPEREGETELTFPTHWQLGEWKNDPYRSLSGSSTATGTTVIECMKVRGSSESLLDSPSTSRATSPSQLSMDTDIKAPSPFKPLGLMSPSSGYSSQSETPTPTVPLSYTAGHGTIGTLGCKLRPKIPERKSSLPSPKDPSGRCRLSFEMPGNAHLELSSIKPKQKASRRHSDTSTAAKPGKVSPGTSQALPVVTQNELKTIRLRSVSRGDLEDCPDGASDTIEEEQHGRELGEDPSPPPTLPKPKPPVAVKPPLPKRPINLLLKSPSPSSTSPLALDSPPGSPVDRPVPLGNIYKVMRKPKPKKPPPQTSPSVRPDPTGIPQATYDHPFLPYSHSLFDLPPLPDPQPLLEDPTMEPEFGMDPEICLGPGDGGSLPSPCSDQEALDFLDKSKTLPSRMTISCLAELSDKKKPKVPPPVPKKPNVLLLPSSVHSSTNGGSERPTSQADSPVGLRSPSVPDVLEQDENHLGMDEDSSKESSLHSSLHDSSLTELEGKMAGAEIEDPAVNEKTVLHIAEETDDPVTAGSPSTHTTEDLFTIIHRSKRKVLGRKEPTDSFGSRQSLVSPVKHSTSGGDLRNMTLGSQRSSSRNENFMALLQKKGSKSTGGGARVSAMELLKSTNPLARRVTEFSTPPSASGEEGDEAPGNGKPNDQ; this is encoded by the exons ccaccagcggTCTAGAGGCGGAGGGCGGTAGGCGCGGCGGCAGCAGCATCCACGGCGACGGCAAccacagcatcagcagcagcggcgccggaggaggaggaggaggaggaaacagcggCGGTGGTGCGGCCCACTTcaggtctccatggcaacagagcGTGAACGTGTTCGGCTCCTGGAGCAGGCCGGAGTGTGTCGAGGAGCTGCACCAGGAGGCGCAGCTCAACCTCCAGAGCCTGCTGCAAG actTTGAGGAGCAGTTGTGCGACACCAAGCTAACCGGTCAGACCTTCCGGCATCCGTCCCCGCAGAGCTCCGAGGACACGTCCACCTCGCTCAGCCGCTCGCCCGTCTCCTTCAACAACAAGAGGTCGGACTTCATCTTcctg ccgGCCTCCAAGCAGCTCTACGACGATGAGACCGCCTCCTCGGTGTTCGGCCTGAGGTCCGCCGccgacccctccccctccccgagcCCGTCGCCCTGCGGCTCCGATCGCCCCCCGCCGGGCTGGAACAGCACCAaccaccacagcagcagcagcggcggcggcaccCCCCCCGCCGGCGGGCCGCCGGTCGCCGACAAGCCGCGCTGGCAGCTCGGGAGGCGGAGCCACTTCCTGCCGCTGGACGTCACAG gtgaagggaggggagggaaattCCACGGCGTCGACCTCCTCCAgcactccccctccccctccccctctccggGGGACCCCTTCCCCCAACAGCCCCGCTCCCTGGAGGCCGCCACGGACACTTTCCACCAGAGCCTCCCCCTGAGGAAGACCCGCTCCGACCTCGACACGACCCCACCTGCAG ggCGCACTCCAGACCGCCTTCACCCGGGAGCTATGGACACCTCCGGGCTGCTGTGCTCCAACACGGCCCCCTCTTCCTGGAACGGACCCAAGGGCTCAACGTTCTCACCGGGGGCGTGGAACGAGCCCTACAGCTACGGCGCAAACAAAGGCCCGGCGGTCCCACCGAAACAGCACAGCGTGCTCGGAGgcgccggagggggggggtcgcgggACGGGGTGATGCTGGTGAGCTCGGGACAGTCGGTGGGCTCGCATTCCAGTTCCTTCGCGTCCGCGACGAACCCTTCCGGGAGGGGAGGGAACAGCGCGATGGCGACGATGGGGAAGCGGAGCGAGACGGAAGGGGCGGCGGAGGCGGACGGCGGGAGAGGAGGCGTGGTCGCGGAGGCGgtgagagggcgggagaggtcGGCGCGTTCCATAGCGGCGGCCAACGCCTTCAAGTTCCGGGAGCGTTCGCTTTCCACGCCCACGGACTCAGGTTCCTTCAGCTTCACGGAGGGCGGTTTGGGCCCGCCAGACGGGAACGTCCTGCTCACGGGCAACGGGAACGCCGTGGCGGTGGCAGACCGCCAACAGCAGCATCATAACTTCTTGGGTTCTGGCGAGAACTACGCCCTTCTTTACCCGAGAGGGAGCTCCGAAGACAGCACCAGCACCGGCGACACCATCTCTGTCACGGCCTCGGACTACAGCGCCGACGGCCGCTTGCGCCTACGCTCCCGCTCCATCTCGCTGAAGAAGTCCAAGCGCAAGCCGCCCCCCCCTGTGAGGAGCGTGTCTCTCATGAAGAACCTCGGAGAAGCCGAGGGGCAGATCCGACGCGGCAGCCTTTATCGGGATGGCCGGCCGAAGAGCCTGCACATCCCCAGGGACCACTTCACTGACTTCCAGGCCGATTTCCTCCTGCCGAACTCGTCCTGCTCCTCTAAACCCAGAGTTGTAGAGCAGGAGGTGGGCCGTGGAGGCACCGATCGACCTCCAAGCCTGGAGGTCCAGGCacccgagagggagggagagacagagctgACCTTCCCCACTCACTGGCAGCTGGGCGAGTGGAAGAATGACCCTTACAG GTCTTTATCAGGCTCCAGCACAGCAACAGGTACAACAGTGATTGAATGTATGAAAGTCAGAGGCAGCTCGGAGTCCCTGCTCgactccccctccacctccagagCCACTTCTCCCTCACAGCTCTCCATGGACACTGACATCAAGGCGCCCTCGCCCTTCAAGCCCCTGGGACTTATGTCCCCCTCAAGTGGCTATTCCAGCCAGTCAGAGACTCCCACCCCGACTGTTCCCCTCAGTTACACGGCAGGTCACGGGACAATAGGGACACTGGGTTGTAAGTTGCGTCCAAAGATCCCAGAAAGAAAATCCTCCCTGCCGTCGCCCAAGGACCCGTCTGGGAGGTGTAGGTTATCCTTTGAGATGCCTGGGAATGCACATCTGGAGCTGTCGTCGATCAAGCCAAAGCAAAAGGCCAGCCGGCGACATTCTGACACCTCGACGGCCGCAAAGCCGGGGAAAGTCAGCCCCGGTACCTCGCAGGCGTTGCCTGTGGTTACCCAGAACGAACTGAAGACTATCCGGCTTCGCTCCGTCTCACGCGGGGACTTGGAGGACTGCCCCGACGGGGCGTCTGACACCATCGAAGAGGAACAGCACGGCCGAGAGTTAGGCGAGGACCCCAGCCCGCCACCCACCCTACCCAAACCCAAACCACCTGTCGCCGTCAAGCCCCCGTTGCCCAAGCGGCCCATAAACCTCCTCCTAAAGTCTCCTTCCCCGTCATCCACTTCCCCCCTAGCCCTCGATTCACCTCCTGGCTCACCCGTGGACCGGCCTGTGCCCCTAGGCAACATCTACAAGGTAATGAGGAAACCGAAACCCAAGAAACCGCCTCCACAAACGAGTCCCTCGGTCCGTCCAGATCCTACCGGAATTCCACAAGCCACATATGATCATCCATTCCTCCCCTACTCCCATTCCCTCTTCGatctccctcccctcccggaCCCTCAGCCTCTCCTCGAAGACCCGACGATGGAGCCCGAGTTCGGCATGGACCCGGAGATTTGTCTTGGTCCTGGGGACGGAGGGTCGCTCCCTTCTCCCTGCAGCGACCAGGAGGCTCTGGATTTCCTGGACAAAAGCAAGACCCTCCCCTCGAGGATGACCATCTCCTGTCTGGCAGAGCTGTCGGACAAAAAGAAACCCAAG GTTCCGCCTCCAGTCCCCAAGAAGCCCAACGTCCTGCTTCTTCCCTCATCGGTCCACTCCTCCACCAATGGCGGCTCAGAGCGTCCGACCTCACAGGCCGACAGCCCCGTGGGTCTCCGCTCCCCCAGCGTTCCTGACGTGCTGGAGCAAGACGAGAACCACCTGGGAATGGACGAGGACAGTTCCAAGGAGTCGTCTCTTCATTCGTCCCTGCACGATTCGTCCCTCACAGAGCTGGAAGGGAAAATGGCCGGCGCTGAGATTG AGGACCCTGCGGTCAACGAGAAGACGGTCCTCCACATCGCCGAGGAGACGGACGACCCCGTGACGGCCGGCTCGCCCTCGACGCACACCACCGAAGACCTGTTCACCATCATTCACAG GTCCAAGCGAAAGGTTCTGGGTCGCAAGGAGCCGACGGACTCCTTCGGCAGCCGCCAGAGCCTGGTGTCCCCGGTGAAACACAGCACCAGCGGCGGCGACCTCCGAAACATGACCTTGGGCAGCCAGAGGTCGAGCTCCCGCAACGAGAACTTCATGGCCCTGCTGCAGAAGAAAGGCAGCAAGTCCACCGGCGGCGGCGCCCGGGTCTCCGCCATGGAGCTCCTCAAAAGCACAAACCCTCTGGCGCGCCGAGTCACTGAGTTTTCGACCCCCCCGTCGGCGAGCGGCGAGGAGGGGGACGAGGCGCCCGGGAACGGCAAACCCAACGACCAATGA